DNA sequence from the Amycolatopsis sp. Hca4 genome:
GTCCGGTCCCGGAGCGAGGACGATCAGGACCACGATGACCAGGTAACTCCCGTACGAACTCCACGTCACGGCTGTCCACGCTAATCGACGGGGTGGGCTCCGGTCTCGCGGATTTCCTCACCGGGTTCGTTGCGCGTTCGGCCACGCACGGAGGGTGCGGGCGGGTACCGGGTCGCGGGTGAGGCTCGGCGGGAGGGCCTCCGCCGGAGTAGTGTTCGGCCATGTCAGCAGGGGAAATCGAGCTGTTGCCCGGTGAGCGCGTGCTCTGGGCCGGCGAGCCGGTCCACCGTCCGCTCTACGTGGCCGCGGACGGGGTGATCGCCCCCGCCGGGCTCGTCCTCGCAGCCGCCGCGCTTTGGTACCTGCTCACGCAGCAGCCGAACGGACTCGTTCCGGCCGCCGCGGTCGTCGCTCTGGTGCTCGGCCTCTACGGTGCCGTCGGGCGGTCGGTCCTGCGGTACCTCGCGCTCGGGCGCACCACCTACGCGGTCACCGACAGCCGGATCATCGCGCGGTCCGGGCTGTTCCGGCAGAGGGAACGCTCCAGCGAGCTGGCCGGCCTGCCCGCGCCGGCGCTCAAGGCGGGCCCGTCGCGCACCGGGACCCTCTCCTTCGGCGGCCCGGGAACGGTGACGCTGATCGGCGTCGGCGAGCCCAAGCGCGTCCGCGACCTGCTCACCAAGGCGATCGACGAGGCCAAGGCCCGCCAGGCCCC
Encoded proteins:
- a CDS encoding PH domain-containing protein; translated protein: MSAGEIELLPGERVLWAGEPVHRPLYVAADGVIAPAGLVLAAAALWYLLTQQPNGLVPAAAVVALVLGLYGAVGRSVLRYLALGRTTYAVTDSRIIARSGLFRQRERSSELAGLPAPALKAGPSRTGTLSFGGPGTVTLIGVGEPKRVRDLLTKAIDEAKARQAPPEAGSSAA